A genomic region of Zalophus californianus isolate mZalCal1 chromosome 11, mZalCal1.pri.v2, whole genome shotgun sequence contains the following coding sequences:
- the LOC113913638 gene encoding LOW QUALITY PROTEIN: olfactory receptor 56A4-like (The sequence of the model RefSeq protein was modified relative to this genomic sequence to represent the inferred CDS: inserted 1 base in 1 codon), which produces MASPNNYSTAPVSEFLLICFPNYQSWQHWLXLPLSLLFLLAMGANATLLITIRLEASLHEPMYYLLSLLSLLDMVLCLTINPKVLAIFWFDLRFISFSACFLQMFIMNSFLTMESCTFMVMAYDRYVAICHPLRYPSIITDQFVVKAAIFLVAWNGLLSLPVPILSSRLRYCAENIIKNCICTNLSVSKLSCDDITFNRLYQFVAGWTLLGSDLILIVLSYSFILKAVLRIKAEGAMAKALGTCGSHFVLILFFSTVLLVLVITKLARKKIPPDVPILLNILHHLIPPALNPIVYGVRTKEIKQGIQKLLRTL; this is translated from the exons ATGGCCTCACCCAACAACTACTCTACTGCTCCAGTTTCTGAATTCCTCCTCATCTGCTTCCCTAACTACCAGAGTTGGCAGCACTGGC TCCTGCCcctcagcctcctcttcctcctggccATGGGGGCCAATGCCACCCTGCTGATCACCATCAGGCTGGAGGCCTCTCTTCATGAGCCCATGTACTACCTGCtcagcctcctctccctgctggACATGGTGCTCTGCCTGACCATCAACCCCAAGGTCCTTGCCATCTTCTGGTTTGATCTCAGGTTCATCAGCTTCTCAGCCTGCTTCCTCCAGATGTTCATCATGAACAGTTTCTTGACCATGGAGTCCTGTACATTCATGGTcatggcctatgaccgctatgtggccatctgccaCCCACTGAGGTACCCATCCATCATCACTGACCAGTTTGTGGTTAAAGCTGCCATATTTCTTGTGGCCTGGAAtggcctcctttctcttcctgttccaATTCTTTCTTCCCGACTCAGATACTGTGCAGAGAACATCATCAAGAACTGTATCTGCACTAATCTGTCTGTGTCCAAACTCTCCTGTGATGACATCACCTTCAACCGGCTCTACCAGTTTGTGGCAGGCTGGACCCTACTGGGCTCTGACCTCATCCTAATTGTTCTCTCCTACTCCTTCATCCTGAAAGCTGTGCTAAGGATCAAGGCTGAGGGTGCTATGGCCAAGGCCTTGGGCACTTGTGGTTCCCACTTCGTCCTCATCCTCTTCTTTAGCACTGTCCTGCTGGTTCTGGTCATCACTAAGCTGGCCAGGAAGAAGATTCCCCCAGATGTCCCCATCCTGCTCAACATCCTGCACCACCTCATCCCCCCAGCCCTGAACCCCATTGTTTATGGTGTGAGAACCAAGGAGATCAAGCAGGGGATCCAGAAGCTGCTGAGAACGTTGTAA